From Cucumis melo cultivar AY chromosome 1, USDA_Cmelo_AY_1.0, whole genome shotgun sequence, a single genomic window includes:
- the LOC103490161 gene encoding pentatricopeptide repeat-containing protein At5g65560-like isoform X2, with amino-acid sequence MIKPHKTPPRMCFHTLYFLLGSHQSFNISSEPHPSSPLSISSNADPFPELVSKISTILSSPTWERSSELSHLVPKLKPHHVVNILDTHNNTESVLRFFHWVSRRHFFKHDMSCFVSMLNRLVRDRLFVPADNVRILMIKSCRNEGEVKRVIQVLSEINTTYDFGHTLYSFSTLLIQLGKFDMDGLARDAYVEMLNSGIRPSLFTFNAMIKNLCNKGKVQEAELIMGHIFHYGACPDTFTYTSLIIGHCRNRNLDLAFEMFDRMVKDRCDPNSVTYSTLINGLCREGRLEEAMNMLEEMIEKGIEPTIHAYTIPIVALCDAGRSCEAVKLLGKMKKRGCGPNVQTYTALICGLSRDGKFEVAIGVYHKMLADGLVPTAVTYSALINQLYVEGRFETALTIFNWMLSHDSLPNTETYNVIIKGFCSIGYIQKAMAIFDKMLKAGPSPNVITYNMIIHIYVKQGYMNNAMRLVEMMKGNGLKLDTWTYANLISGFSREGKLDHAFSLFNEMVEHGISPNVVTYNAIINGYLTVSKVDDALALFWKMVESGNLPSSGTYNMMISGFSKANRISEAENFCGKMVKQGLLPNVITYTSFIDGLCKNGRTSLAFKIFHEMEKRDFFPNLCTYSSLIYGLCQEGRAEDAERLLDEMEKKGITPDEITLNSLLNGFVALDRIDHAFLLCRRMMGVGCKPNYRSFAILLKGLQKESQSLTEKAVAQQEIMCSCSSDEKCISTGSVYSLLARLSDYGCEPNVDIYTTLVRGLCGKGRCYEADQLVMSMKKKGLQPSEEIYRALLVGQCKNLEVEAALKIFDSMVTIGFQPRLSDYKALICALCKANFRHKAQCMFQTMLKKHWNSDEVVWTVLLDGLLKEGETDLSLKLLHDMESRNCTLNFQTCVMLARELSALEANC; translated from the exons ATGATAAAACCCCATAAAACCCCTCCTCGTATGTGCTTTCATACTCTTTATTTTCTTCTGGGTTCTCACCAATCCTTCAATATCTCATCGGAGCCTCACCCTTCCTCACCCCTTTCTATTTCTTCCAACGCTGACCCATTTCCTGAATTAGTCTCTAAAATCTCTACCATTCTTTCCAGTCCCACATGGGAACGCAGTTCAGAGCTTTCACATTTAGTCCCCAAACTCAAACCCCATCACGTTGTGAATATCCTCGATACGCACAACAATACGGAATCAGTCTTGCGCTTCTTCCACTGGGTTTCGAGAAGGCATTTTTTCAAACATGACATGAGCTGCTTTGTTTCGATGCTCAATAGATTAGTTCGGGATCGCCTTTTTGTGCCTGCTGATAATGTAAGAATTCTAATGATTAAATCCTGTAGGAATGAGGGAGAGGTTAAGAGGGTCATTCAAGTTTTGAGTGAGATTAATACCACATATGATTTTGGGCATACTTTGTATAGTTTTAGTACTCTTTTGATTCAGTTGGGGAAGTTTGATATGGATGGTTTAGCACGAGATGCGTATGTCGAGATGCTTAACAGTGGGATTAGACCTAGTTTATTTACATTTAATGCAATGATAAAAAATTTATGCAACAAAGGAAAGGTGCAAGAGGCAGAGTTGATTATGGGTCATATTTTCCATTATGGTGCCTGTCCAGATACTTTTACATACACGTCTTTGATTATTGGGCATTGTAGAAATCGAAATTTAGATTTGGCTTTTGAGATGTTTGACCGAATGGTTAAAGACAGGTGTGATCCAAATTCGGTAACTTATTCAACTCTTATCAATGGGCTATGTAGGGAAGGGAGGTTAGAAGAAGCAATGAATATGCTCGAAGAAATGATTGAGAAAGGGATTGAACCAACAATACACGCATACACCATTCCAATAGTTGCGTTATGTGATGCTGGCCGTTCTTGTGAGGCAGTGAAGCTTCTAGGAAAGATGAAAAAGAGAGGCTGTGGTCCAAATGTTCAAACATATACAGCACTAATCTGTGGTTTATCGCGAGATGGGAAATTTGAGGTTGCAATTGGTGTGTATCACAAGATGTTGGCTGATGGATTGGTTCCAACAGCTGTCACATATAGTGCCCTGATTAATCAATTATATGTGGAGGGAAGATTTGAAACTGCTCTTACCATCTTCAATTGGATGTTGAGTCATGACAGCTTGCCAAATACTGAAACATATAATGTAATAATTAAAGGCTTTTGCTCAATAGGTTACATTCAGAAGGCAATGGCTATTTTTGACAAAATGCTCAAGGCTGGTCCTTCCCCAAATGTAATAACTTACAATATGATTATTCATATATATGTCAAGCAGGGATATATGAATAATGCAATGAGACTGGTAGAAATGATGAAGGGCAATGGACTGAAGTTAGATACTTGGACTTATGCTAATCTTATTTCAGGGTTTTCTAGAGAGGGAAAATTGGATCATGCGTTTTCTCTTTTCAATGAAATGGTGGAACATGGCATTTCTCCTAATGTAGTTACATATAATGCTATAATTAATGGATATTTGACTGTTTCAAAAGTGGATGATGCTTTGGCATTGTTTTGGAAGATGGTGGAAAGTGGAAATCTTCCAAGTAGTGGAACCTATAATATGATGATAAGTGGTTTCTCTAAAGCTAATCGCATCTCTGAAGCGGAAAATTTCTGTGGTAAAATGGTGAAGCAAGGCTTGCTTCCAAATGTTATTACCTACACATCGTTTATTGATGGGCTGTGTAAGAATGGGAGGACAAGTCTTGCATTCAAGATTTTCCATGAAATGGAGAAAAGAgatttttttccaaatttatGTACTTATAGTTCCCTAATTTATGGTTTATGCCAAGAGGGTCGGGCTGAGGATGCAGAAAGATTACTTGATGAAATGGAGAAGAAAGGAATAACCCCAGATGAGATAACTTTAAATTCTCTTTTGAATGGTTTTGTTGCACTTGACAGAATTGATCATGCGTTTCTCCTTTGCCGACGAATGATGGGTGTTGGCTGCAAACCCAATTATCGGTCCTTTGCCATATTGCTGAAGGGATTGCAAAAGGAAAGCCAGTCGCTTACAGAAAAAGCTGTAGCCCAACAGGAAATCATGTGTTCTTGTAGTTCTGATGAGAAATGTATAAGCACAGGTTCAGTGTACAGTCTCCTGGCTAGATTGTCTGACTATGGATGTGAGCCTAATGTCGATATCTATACCACTTTAGTGAGAGGCTTGTGCGGCAAGGGCAGATGCTACGAGGCAGATCAGCTGGTCATGAGcatgaaaaagaaaggtttgCAACCTAGTGAAGAAATTTATCGTGCTCTATTGGTTGGCCAATGTAAGAACTTGGAAGTGGAAGCTGCTCTTAAGATTTTTGACTCTATGGTCACAATAGGTTTTCAACCTCGCTTATCGGATTATAAGGCTCTCATATGTGCGCTTTGCAAAGCAAATTTCAGACATAAAGCTCAATGTATGTTTCAAACTATGCTCAAGAAGCATTGGAATAGTGATGAGGTTGTCTGGACAGTGTTACTTGATGGATTACTCAAGGAAGGGGAAACTGATCTAAGTTTGAAGCTTCTTCATGACATGGAATCTAGAAATTGCACTCTTAATTTCCAGACATGTGTTATGTTGGCCAGGGAGCTATCTGCACTAG AAGCAAACTGCTGA
- the LOC103490161 gene encoding pentatricopeptide repeat-containing protein At5g65560-like isoform X1 codes for MIKPHKTPPRMCFHTLYFLLGSHQSFNISSEPHPSSPLSISSNADPFPELVSKISTILSSPTWERSSELSHLVPKLKPHHVVNILDTHNNTESVLRFFHWVSRRHFFKHDMSCFVSMLNRLVRDRLFVPADNVRILMIKSCRNEGEVKRVIQVLSEINTTYDFGHTLYSFSTLLIQLGKFDMDGLARDAYVEMLNSGIRPSLFTFNAMIKNLCNKGKVQEAELIMGHIFHYGACPDTFTYTSLIIGHCRNRNLDLAFEMFDRMVKDRCDPNSVTYSTLINGLCREGRLEEAMNMLEEMIEKGIEPTIHAYTIPIVALCDAGRSCEAVKLLGKMKKRGCGPNVQTYTALICGLSRDGKFEVAIGVYHKMLADGLVPTAVTYSALINQLYVEGRFETALTIFNWMLSHDSLPNTETYNVIIKGFCSIGYIQKAMAIFDKMLKAGPSPNVITYNMIIHIYVKQGYMNNAMRLVEMMKGNGLKLDTWTYANLISGFSREGKLDHAFSLFNEMVEHGISPNVVTYNAIINGYLTVSKVDDALALFWKMVESGNLPSSGTYNMMISGFSKANRISEAENFCGKMVKQGLLPNVITYTSFIDGLCKNGRTSLAFKIFHEMEKRDFFPNLCTYSSLIYGLCQEGRAEDAERLLDEMEKKGITPDEITLNSLLNGFVALDRIDHAFLLCRRMMGVGCKPNYRSFAILLKGLQKESQSLTEKAVAQQEIMCSCSSDEKCISTGSVYSLLARLSDYGCEPNVDIYTTLVRGLCGKGRCYEADQLVMSMKKKGLQPSEEIYRALLVGQCKNLEVEAALKIFDSMVTIGFQPRLSDYKALICALCKANFRHKAQCMFQTMLKKHWNSDEVVWTVLLDGLLKEGETDLSLKLLHDMESRNCTLNFQTCVMLARELSALGCSIEIPQISKQLGIVKDKQKQTADVRRDDIAL; via the exons ATGATAAAACCCCATAAAACCCCTCCTCGTATGTGCTTTCATACTCTTTATTTTCTTCTGGGTTCTCACCAATCCTTCAATATCTCATCGGAGCCTCACCCTTCCTCACCCCTTTCTATTTCTTCCAACGCTGACCCATTTCCTGAATTAGTCTCTAAAATCTCTACCATTCTTTCCAGTCCCACATGGGAACGCAGTTCAGAGCTTTCACATTTAGTCCCCAAACTCAAACCCCATCACGTTGTGAATATCCTCGATACGCACAACAATACGGAATCAGTCTTGCGCTTCTTCCACTGGGTTTCGAGAAGGCATTTTTTCAAACATGACATGAGCTGCTTTGTTTCGATGCTCAATAGATTAGTTCGGGATCGCCTTTTTGTGCCTGCTGATAATGTAAGAATTCTAATGATTAAATCCTGTAGGAATGAGGGAGAGGTTAAGAGGGTCATTCAAGTTTTGAGTGAGATTAATACCACATATGATTTTGGGCATACTTTGTATAGTTTTAGTACTCTTTTGATTCAGTTGGGGAAGTTTGATATGGATGGTTTAGCACGAGATGCGTATGTCGAGATGCTTAACAGTGGGATTAGACCTAGTTTATTTACATTTAATGCAATGATAAAAAATTTATGCAACAAAGGAAAGGTGCAAGAGGCAGAGTTGATTATGGGTCATATTTTCCATTATGGTGCCTGTCCAGATACTTTTACATACACGTCTTTGATTATTGGGCATTGTAGAAATCGAAATTTAGATTTGGCTTTTGAGATGTTTGACCGAATGGTTAAAGACAGGTGTGATCCAAATTCGGTAACTTATTCAACTCTTATCAATGGGCTATGTAGGGAAGGGAGGTTAGAAGAAGCAATGAATATGCTCGAAGAAATGATTGAGAAAGGGATTGAACCAACAATACACGCATACACCATTCCAATAGTTGCGTTATGTGATGCTGGCCGTTCTTGTGAGGCAGTGAAGCTTCTAGGAAAGATGAAAAAGAGAGGCTGTGGTCCAAATGTTCAAACATATACAGCACTAATCTGTGGTTTATCGCGAGATGGGAAATTTGAGGTTGCAATTGGTGTGTATCACAAGATGTTGGCTGATGGATTGGTTCCAACAGCTGTCACATATAGTGCCCTGATTAATCAATTATATGTGGAGGGAAGATTTGAAACTGCTCTTACCATCTTCAATTGGATGTTGAGTCATGACAGCTTGCCAAATACTGAAACATATAATGTAATAATTAAAGGCTTTTGCTCAATAGGTTACATTCAGAAGGCAATGGCTATTTTTGACAAAATGCTCAAGGCTGGTCCTTCCCCAAATGTAATAACTTACAATATGATTATTCATATATATGTCAAGCAGGGATATATGAATAATGCAATGAGACTGGTAGAAATGATGAAGGGCAATGGACTGAAGTTAGATACTTGGACTTATGCTAATCTTATTTCAGGGTTTTCTAGAGAGGGAAAATTGGATCATGCGTTTTCTCTTTTCAATGAAATGGTGGAACATGGCATTTCTCCTAATGTAGTTACATATAATGCTATAATTAATGGATATTTGACTGTTTCAAAAGTGGATGATGCTTTGGCATTGTTTTGGAAGATGGTGGAAAGTGGAAATCTTCCAAGTAGTGGAACCTATAATATGATGATAAGTGGTTTCTCTAAAGCTAATCGCATCTCTGAAGCGGAAAATTTCTGTGGTAAAATGGTGAAGCAAGGCTTGCTTCCAAATGTTATTACCTACACATCGTTTATTGATGGGCTGTGTAAGAATGGGAGGACAAGTCTTGCATTCAAGATTTTCCATGAAATGGAGAAAAGAgatttttttccaaatttatGTACTTATAGTTCCCTAATTTATGGTTTATGCCAAGAGGGTCGGGCTGAGGATGCAGAAAGATTACTTGATGAAATGGAGAAGAAAGGAATAACCCCAGATGAGATAACTTTAAATTCTCTTTTGAATGGTTTTGTTGCACTTGACAGAATTGATCATGCGTTTCTCCTTTGCCGACGAATGATGGGTGTTGGCTGCAAACCCAATTATCGGTCCTTTGCCATATTGCTGAAGGGATTGCAAAAGGAAAGCCAGTCGCTTACAGAAAAAGCTGTAGCCCAACAGGAAATCATGTGTTCTTGTAGTTCTGATGAGAAATGTATAAGCACAGGTTCAGTGTACAGTCTCCTGGCTAGATTGTCTGACTATGGATGTGAGCCTAATGTCGATATCTATACCACTTTAGTGAGAGGCTTGTGCGGCAAGGGCAGATGCTACGAGGCAGATCAGCTGGTCATGAGcatgaaaaagaaaggtttgCAACCTAGTGAAGAAATTTATCGTGCTCTATTGGTTGGCCAATGTAAGAACTTGGAAGTGGAAGCTGCTCTTAAGATTTTTGACTCTATGGTCACAATAGGTTTTCAACCTCGCTTATCGGATTATAAGGCTCTCATATGTGCGCTTTGCAAAGCAAATTTCAGACATAAAGCTCAATGTATGTTTCAAACTATGCTCAAGAAGCATTGGAATAGTGATGAGGTTGTCTGGACAGTGTTACTTGATGGATTACTCAAGGAAGGGGAAACTGATCTAAGTTTGAAGCTTCTTCATGACATGGAATCTAGAAATTGCACTCTTAATTTCCAGACATGTGTTATGTTGGCCAGGGAGCTATCTGCACTAGGTTGCTCAATTGAAATCCCTCAAATCTCTAAACAGTTGGGAATTGTAAAAGATAAACAG AAGCAAACTGCTGATGTTCGTAGAGATGATATTGCTCTATAA